GGAAGCCATCGAGAGATGGGAACCCATCGGGCACTTTGCCCGTTCATCGATAACGCTCAAGGAACTCTCGTACCTGCTCTGGTGCAGCCAGGGATTCAAGAAGGTCCTGGTCGATACCATGCAGCTCCGCAATGTTCCGTCAAGTGGTCTGCGCTATCCCCTGGAAACGTACTTTGTGGTAAGTGATGTTGAAGGCCTTGAGACCGGCCTGTACCGGTACCTCCCGAAATCCAATAGCATTGTTGCGGAACGGATCGATTCCGGCCTCACCCTTGAGATAAGCACGGCGAGCATGAATTTCAAGATCATGACGCGGGCCGCAGTCACCTTCATCTGGGTTGCAATCCCGTACCGCTCCACATGGGCGTTGGGGAACCGGGGCTACCGGAGTGTCCTCATCGAGGCCGGGC
The sequence above is drawn from the Methanomicrobiales archaeon HGW-Methanomicrobiales-1 genome and encodes:
- a CDS encoding nitroreductase; its protein translation is MKEVGKQFIYGTRYPDYSTVDLVLRVPEPLQELPVREGQKVIKLPSPKRFKVKDIPVREAIERWEPIGHFARSSITLKELSYLLWCSQGFKKVLVDTMQLRNVPSSGLRYPLETYFVVSDVEGLETGLYRYLPKSNSIVAERIDSGLTLEISTASMNFKIMTRAAVTFIWVAIPYRSTWALGNRGYRSVLIEAGHTCQNLILAAAGLGYDVFPTDMFHDELIVKLANLDPETQWPVYLAAVGKVERSVTLA